The Pyrodictium delaneyi genome contains a region encoding:
- a CDS encoding amidohydrolase, whose amino-acid sequence MSFRCPVVYSAERIYTGFKPTRYVEAVTVYGGYVVYAGFLGDAMRAAQEISAAVGCGKPRLVEFDGVIVPGFVDAHLHIRGIGATKYSIDLSDTESLEELLELVRHEADRFNDWVLGRGWDQERLGGWPTRYELDEVVPDKPVVLLRVCGHAAALNTKAMEALGLLESSSPLVDRGCDGKPTGLVFEELAAQAYREAIQSLDPVRLVVEGAEEALRYGITLAGAMDVDAHVFRGLVAARRMGLLRLRLRVYLSQELFEKLDQLGAVPVLGDNLLRVVGVKLYMDGSLGARTAWLREPYSDEPRSRGRRLLSAEDLANIASRARKWRLDVAVHAIGDAAVEEALRGFAASGCKCRLEHASLAPPDLVEKMASLGVRVAVQPRFLVSDSWAVDRLGPGRARWLYPFRSMLTSGVLLGFSSDAPVEPLNPLEGIYSAVTRGTLAQYTMREALDVETALHLYTAGSALLLGETRAGCLELGCFADMAVLDRDPLEVDVEEITGIGFNATIVAGETVWQRS is encoded by the coding sequence TTGTCCTTTCGGTGTCCAGTAGTATATAGTGCTGAACGGATCTATACAGGGTTTAAGCCGACTAGATACGTTGAGGCAGTAACAGTCTACGGTGGATACGTGGTCTATGCTGGGTTCCTCGGCGATGCCATGCGTGCTGCACAGGAGATATCCGCTGCTGTTGGCTGCGGCAAGCCAAGACTTGTGGAGTTCGATGGAGTTATTGTGCCAGGGTTTGTTGACGCTCACCTACACATACGCGGCATAGGTGCCACGAAGTACTCTATCGACTTGTCAGACACGGAGTCCCTGGAGGAGCTTCTCGAGCTTGTTAGGCATGAGGCGGATAGATTCAACGACTGGGTCCTCGGCAGGGGTTGGGACCAGGAGCGGCTAGGCGGTTGGCCTACACGCTACGAGCTAGACGAGGTCGTCCCTGATAAACCCGTGGTGTTGCTCCGTGTCTGTGGCCACGCCGCAGCACTGAATACCAAAGCAATGGAGGCTCTAGGGCTGCTAGAGTCTAGCAGCCCACTCGTAGACCGTGGCTGCGACGGCAAGCCTACAGGCCTCGTGTTTGAGGAGTTAGCTGCCCAGGCCTACCGTGAGGCTATACAGAGTCTTGACCCGGTCCGCCTCGTTGTCGAGGGTGCTGAAGAGGCTCTACGATACGGTATAACACTGGCCGGTGCAATGGATGTGGATGCTCACGTGTTCCGGGGCCTCGTCGCCGCTAGGCGGATGGGATTGCTTCGTCTACGCCTCCGCGTCTACCTTTCACAAGAGCTTTTCGAAAAGTTGGACCAGCTAGGGGCTGTCCCGGTGCTCGGAGACAACTTGCTCCGCGTTGTTGGAGTTAAGCTCTACATGGACGGGAGCCTTGGCGCGCGGACTGCATGGCTCCGAGAGCCCTATAGCGATGAGCCCAGGTCGAGGGGCCGGAGGCTTCTCTCCGCAGAAGATCTTGCCAATATTGCATCGAGGGCGCGTAAATGGCGGCTAGATGTGGCTGTACATGCCATAGGCGACGCAGCTGTAGAAGAGGCGTTAAGGGGCTTTGCTGCCTCGGGATGCAAGTGTAGGCTTGAACATGCTAGCTTAGCGCCACCTGACCTAGTCGAGAAGATGGCCTCGCTAGGGGTGAGGGTCGCAGTTCAGCCCCGGTTCCTGGTGAGCGATTCCTGGGCCGTGGATAGGCTCGGCCCCGGGAGGGCTAGGTGGCTATACCCGTTCCGCAGCATGCTTACATCCGGGGTGTTACTTGGGTTCTCGAGTGACGCTCCTGTAGAGCCCCTAAACCCGCTTGAAGGAATCTATTCCGCCGTCACGCGTGGCACTTTAGCACAGTATACTATGAGAGAGGCTCTCGACGTCGAAACCGCGTTGCATCTTTACACTGCTGGTTCCGCCCTATTGCTAGGCGAGACGAGAGCAGGCTGCCTTGAGCTGGGTTGCTTCGCGGACATGGCTGTGCTTGACCGCGACCCGCTGGAAGTTGACGTAGAGGAGATCACTGGAATAGGCTTCAACGCCACGATAGTGGCGGGAGAGACCGTATGGCAGAGGAGTTAG
- a CDS encoding triphosphoribosyl-dephospho-CoA synthase, translating into MAEELACQSLARACAAAVVVDAAVPRPGLSSFQRPRRDLDPLGFAGLAPLAYEACLCSCLGALHGSASDWVECWLSSVGAMATSWGNPGLGSLFLLSLQAAALGLSLRRGRGDSVEAVMASSRIVVDESGVEAAVAFYRGLQLVSPRYLARISWSGLPEVDGRHSLEMLREARVTLRALLEAASLYDPVSRDAVSFMALSLGMVLPILREEDCLERGVRRATYTLAGLEGDLLLSRKAGSICSELWLRAAEGDRRAEKELWRVLESTGPGSIADVVVNAVARLLYEYLHGSMLAPRLFCHA; encoded by the coding sequence ATGGCAGAGGAGTTAGCATGCCAGAGCCTAGCTCGGGCTTGTGCAGCCGCCGTAGTGGTGGATGCTGCTGTCCCACGGCCCGGGCTTTCTAGCTTCCAGAGGCCGAGACGAGACCTAGACCCTCTGGGCTTTGCCGGACTCGCCCCCCTGGCGTATGAAGCATGCCTCTGTAGTTGCCTAGGGGCGCTCCACGGCTCAGCTAGTGACTGGGTGGAGTGCTGGTTATCCTCCGTGGGGGCCATGGCGACGAGCTGGGGAAACCCCGGGCTCGGGAGCCTATTCCTCTTATCGCTACAGGCTGCTGCGCTCGGCCTCTCACTCCGCCGAGGCAGAGGAGACTCCGTGGAGGCTGTTATGGCGTCTAGCCGCATAGTAGTCGATGAGAGTGGTGTTGAAGCTGCTGTAGCCTTCTATCGTGGCCTCCAGCTCGTAAGCCCGAGATACCTGGCCCGAATATCGTGGAGCGGACTGCCAGAGGTCGATGGCAGGCACTCGCTTGAGATGCTCCGCGAGGCCAGGGTGACGCTGAGAGCCTTGTTGGAGGCTGCCTCGCTCTACGACCCGGTGTCCCGTGATGCCGTCTCGTTTATGGCGCTTAGTCTTGGCATGGTGCTGCCTATTCTCCGGGAGGAGGACTGCCTAGAAAGGGGTGTGCGTCGGGCAACGTACACGTTAGCTGGGCTTGAGGGCGACCTGCTACTGTCGAGGAAGGCTGGTTCTATCTGTTCCGAGCTATGGCTGAGAGCAGCCGAAGGCGATAGAAGGGCCGAAAAGGAGCTATGGAGGGTTCTGGAGAGCACCGGGCCAGGCTCGATAGCCGATGTAGTGGTTAACGCTGTTGCCAGGCTTCTCTACGAGTATTTGCACGGCTCTATGCTTGCTCCGAGGCTTTTTTGCCACGCATGA
- a CDS encoding DEAD/DEAH box helicase, with the protein MGRRNNMGGASKVAAALRSLGYEVLLWEEPGEEPEQTGKRFGDIVPALAGSGKGELRLYRHQLESIEALTAGMNVVLTARTGSGKTEAWALAALREGWRVLAVYPTLALAADQIRRLEEYYSLAGRRGAVVRIDRPSIEKKGQRGDELLKLIHQARIVVTNPAFLLAEMKRLALHPHRAVLEDFISSLDLIVFDELDFYGPRGAHLLLAIVELISRYLASRPPRVVVLSATLGNPDELASLLTRLTGRETRIIEGRPFKTPNRTIIVIGKGLEALRDYIRAYSSVIASRAPWIMDIVYNEEEFREHLYEVYEALEALGLRPPRPGLDPVEILQTILEASEPGNVTLVFTRSIRMAERLYRGLLERLPADKQRLVGVHHHLVSKERRERIEEAARKGQIAMIITVRTLAQGIDIGSVNRVVHIGLPADLREYMQREGRKGRRRELGVTETIVVPSGLWDRKLLEAGSSALKQWLGLPLEKLYINPSNAYAAIFKAMWKLLRGLELDPSEEQLLRRLGLVEEYTSLNGSRLTLSRRGKAFWSDLGFYEHGPPYGYRKVLIRRGRETLIRSEEISHRDAVEKYQPGTYDPMSEMLVVKVEPRELRVYEQPPDEAIAEHDWIARAVSRYEDLKRAWGERPGFENDLRYGRIYTAVVLNVSAPTGGFGELVEEPVEVEWLVESRRPRLASRPTGMVRVYHEMASIELNAPVAGRYRDYTYGYVFEAPGTLSAEDLRLGLAALMVYLRLDPRYAIPLGLIRYRVVSAGPVKLIHLWERESAGLLDTLDWLEVAEKAQSYEYPGITVPLLAAVDPVSALRVMRGEVSIKRLRELAAQAARVIAGSKTIQAGGVIIEHPRPSRSHGLGAIAVVHETIEDNGQTVAVAAVASYDGERVEVDSYRGRASLESASEMARLALRHLDRILSQGLRVAYYGQDQRNMLLRMLAGSYTGVLALRGAEHEGRLVDAAEQAARLAGDTPLLMLVEPRIRSYLEWANRAKARHDSEELETALRSLASAMAIAAYRIALAAEKGRIVVMRGKKASEQA; encoded by the coding sequence ATGGGTAGGCGTAACAACATGGGCGGGGCCAGCAAGGTCGCAGCAGCGCTGAGGAGCCTCGGCTACGAGGTGTTGCTCTGGGAAGAGCCGGGCGAAGAGCCAGAGCAGACCGGGAAACGTTTTGGAGACATCGTTCCGGCCCTCGCGGGTAGCGGGAAAGGTGAGCTACGGCTTTATCGTCACCAGCTAGAGTCCATAGAGGCGCTAACTGCCGGTATGAACGTTGTGCTGACAGCCCGGACAGGTTCAGGTAAGACTGAAGCGTGGGCACTGGCAGCTTTACGTGAAGGCTGGCGTGTCCTAGCAGTCTATCCTACTCTAGCTCTGGCTGCTGACCAGATACGGAGGCTCGAAGAGTACTACAGCCTGGCGGGACGCCGTGGAGCAGTAGTGCGTATAGACCGGCCTAGTATAGAGAAGAAGGGACAACGTGGCGATGAACTGCTAAAGTTAATCCACCAAGCACGAATCGTGGTAACGAATCCAGCGTTCCTCCTCGCCGAAATGAAGAGACTAGCCCTCCACCCGCACCGTGCTGTGTTGGAGGACTTTATCTCGTCGCTAGACCTCATAGTGTTCGATGAGCTAGACTTCTACGGGCCCCGGGGCGCTCACCTCCTACTAGCCATCGTGGAGCTAATCTCACGGTACCTTGCCTCCCGGCCGCCGCGCGTTGTCGTGCTCTCAGCGACGCTCGGCAACCCCGATGAACTGGCATCACTGTTGACGAGGCTTACGGGCCGCGAGACCAGGATAATCGAGGGCCGACCATTCAAGACGCCTAACCGGACAATCATAGTGATCGGTAAGGGTCTGGAGGCACTACGGGACTATATACGTGCATACTCTAGCGTTATAGCTTCCCGTGCACCCTGGATAATGGACATTGTGTATAACGAGGAGGAGTTCCGCGAACACCTCTACGAGGTCTACGAAGCCCTTGAGGCCCTAGGGCTGAGACCTCCCCGACCCGGCCTAGATCCGGTAGAGATACTCCAGACCATACTAGAGGCCTCCGAGCCGGGCAACGTGACCCTAGTCTTTACCCGGAGTATACGCATGGCTGAGAGACTGTACCGCGGCCTCCTCGAAAGACTACCAGCAGACAAGCAGAGGCTCGTAGGTGTGCATCACCACCTTGTCTCTAAGGAGCGGCGTGAGAGGATAGAAGAGGCTGCTCGCAAAGGACAGATCGCGATGATAATAACGGTCAGAACGCTCGCCCAGGGTATAGACATTGGGAGTGTCAACCGTGTCGTCCACATAGGGCTCCCAGCCGACCTTCGGGAGTACATGCAGAGGGAGGGGAGGAAGGGGCGTCGCCGCGAGCTAGGCGTCACAGAGACCATAGTCGTGCCTTCGGGGCTCTGGGACCGGAAGCTGCTGGAGGCCGGTAGCTCGGCCCTGAAGCAGTGGCTCGGTCTACCCCTGGAGAAGCTCTACATAAACCCATCCAATGCCTATGCAGCTATATTCAAGGCTATGTGGAAACTACTGCGCGGCCTAGAACTCGATCCAAGTGAAGAGCAACTTCTACGCCGGTTGGGCCTAGTAGAGGAATACACCTCTCTCAACGGCAGTAGGCTCACCTTGAGCCGGCGAGGCAAGGCGTTCTGGAGCGACCTAGGCTTCTATGAACATGGTCCGCCCTATGGCTACCGTAAGGTGCTTATCCGTAGAGGCCGGGAAACACTGATACGTAGCGAGGAAATATCACACCGTGATGCGGTCGAGAAGTATCAGCCCGGCACCTATGACCCTATGAGCGAGATGCTAGTGGTAAAAGTAGAACCTCGGGAACTCCGGGTCTACGAGCAGCCTCCCGACGAGGCTATCGCAGAACACGACTGGATAGCCCGTGCAGTATCCAGGTATGAGGATCTTAAGCGGGCGTGGGGCGAGAGACCAGGCTTCGAGAACGACCTCCGCTACGGCAGGATATACACTGCCGTGGTGCTCAACGTGTCTGCGCCGACGGGAGGTTTCGGTGAGCTAGTAGAGGAGCCAGTGGAAGTCGAATGGCTCGTTGAGAGCCGCCGCCCCCGCCTAGCTAGCCGGCCTACCGGGATGGTACGGGTCTACCATGAGATGGCGTCGATAGAGCTTAACGCGCCGGTTGCCGGGCGGTATCGTGACTACACCTATGGCTATGTATTTGAAGCCCCGGGTACGTTATCGGCTGAGGATCTCCGTCTAGGTCTAGCAGCGCTAATGGTGTACTTGCGGCTAGACCCTCGCTACGCTATACCTCTAGGGCTCATACGTTATCGCGTCGTCTCCGCGGGGCCTGTGAAGCTGATACACCTCTGGGAGCGCGAGTCAGCAGGACTCCTCGATACGCTTGATTGGCTCGAGGTCGCAGAGAAGGCGCAGAGTTACGAATACCCGGGCATAACAGTGCCCCTGCTAGCAGCTGTTGATCCTGTCTCTGCGCTGCGCGTAATGCGTGGAGAAGTCTCCATAAAGCGGCTGAGGGAGCTCGCTGCCCAAGCAGCCCGGGTAATAGCGGGCTCAAAGACTATACAGGCCGGCGGCGTGATAATAGAACATCCCAGGCCTTCGCGGAGTCATGGGCTTGGAGCAATAGCGGTAGTACATGAGACCATTGAGGACAATGGTCAGACTGTGGCAGTGGCAGCCGTAGCCAGCTATGACGGAGAGCGGGTAGAAGTGGACAGCTATAGGGGTAGAGCGAGCCTGGAGTCGGCATCTGAGATGGCTCGGCTAGCCCTCCGCCATCTAGACAGGATACTGAGCCAGGGCTTGCGCGTAGCCTACTACGGGCAGGATCAGCGCAACATGCTCCTCCGCATGCTCGCTGGCAGCTATACGGGCGTACTAGCGCTCCGCGGGGCTGAGCACGAGGGCCGTCTCGTCGACGCAGCAGAGCAGGCTGCCAGGCTAGCCGGCGACACACCGCTGCTCATGCTTGTAGAGCCGCGGATAAGGAGCTACCTAGAATGGGCTAACCGGGCGAAGGCACGCCACGACTCCGAAGAACTGGAGACAGCCCTCCGGAGCCTAGCCTCCGCCATGGCTATTGCTGCGTACCGTATCGCGCTGGCAGCCGAGAAGGGTAGGATAGTCGTCATGCGTGGCAAAAAAGCCTCGGAGCAAGCATAG
- a CDS encoding diphthine--ammonia ligase has protein sequence MRVCSMFSGGKDSTYALHWAVLHGFDVCCLLSLRPNRGWASMLFHYPGIQLTELQARALRIPLISREAGEDEEASLLEIFMEAKERGCEAVVAGALLSDYQRLRFAAAAEEAGLRIFTPLWRISQEDYMRSLVREGFKVMIVSVQAYGLPGWLVGRVLDEELVETVIRLAKRYGFNPAFEGGEAETLVLDAPLFREELCVEGVVERLGPDHYFYKVTRAWLVPKGVISDREHSECEAC, from the coding sequence TTGCGTGTCTGCAGCATGTTTAGCGGCGGAAAGGATAGCACCTATGCGCTCCACTGGGCAGTACTTCACGGCTTTGATGTATGCTGTCTCTTATCGTTACGACCTAATCGTGGATGGGCTAGTATGCTATTCCATTATCCGGGCATCCAGCTTACAGAGCTCCAGGCTAGGGCGCTTCGCATTCCCCTCATATCGAGGGAGGCTGGCGAGGACGAGGAGGCAAGCCTGCTAGAAATATTCATGGAGGCGAAGGAGAGAGGGTGTGAAGCGGTCGTAGCTGGGGCTCTTCTAAGTGACTATCAAAGGCTCCGCTTCGCTGCGGCTGCGGAAGAGGCGGGACTCCGTATCTTTACACCTCTATGGAGGATCAGCCAGGAGGATTACATGAGAAGTCTTGTACGTGAGGGTTTCAAGGTGATGATTGTTAGCGTCCAGGCCTATGGCCTCCCAGGGTGGCTCGTGGGGCGAGTTCTAGACGAGGAACTTGTTGAGACCGTGATAAGGCTGGCTAAGAGGTACGGGTTTAACCCAGCCTTTGAAGGCGGCGAGGCCGAAACTCTAGTCCTTGATGCTCCACTTTTCAGAGAAGAGCTTTGCGTCGAGGGCGTTGTAGAGAGGCTTGGCCCAGACCACTATTTCTACAAGGTTACTCGTGCATGGCTTGTCCCTAAGGGAGTTATCTCTGACAGAGAGCACTCGGAGTGCGAGGCATGTTAG
- a CDS encoding nucleoside phosphorylase — MPRIQPFTKAGKGDVSSHVLVTSLEEVYENAISLLHDVVERPGRPGFRLATGSLHRAELSVALRPVGPSALAILVEELSRLGARVIMHLDTGLAISPSLGIGSVVLATAAIKGDGVSKTYAPIEVPAIPDYSLLRHIQQSLEVHNIKTVAGVVWSLDTFYLNEQLLEHGARLYGKIALAVDMDTASLFTVSMNRKLMSASVLVIESSLPKGIERGSSYLEDESDELRRKVFDSIDKLLKPLLEALALHMEKMKSKVNARI, encoded by the coding sequence TTGCCTAGAATCCAGCCTTTCACCAAGGCCGGTAAAGGTGATGTGTCGTCACATGTACTGGTTACCAGCCTCGAGGAGGTCTACGAGAACGCTATTAGTCTTCTACACGACGTGGTAGAAAGGCCGGGGAGGCCAGGTTTCCGTCTGGCGACAGGTAGTCTCCATCGCGCGGAGCTCTCTGTAGCCCTCCGGCCGGTCGGTCCTTCGGCTCTAGCGATACTTGTTGAGGAACTCTCAAGGCTTGGTGCACGTGTCATAATGCATCTTGATACGGGTCTAGCTATATCACCGAGCTTGGGCATAGGTAGTGTCGTGCTGGCAACAGCAGCTATAAAGGGCGATGGAGTGTCGAAGACGTATGCACCGATAGAGGTCCCGGCTATTCCGGACTACTCGCTGCTACGCCACATACAGCAGTCGCTCGAAGTGCATAACATAAAGACTGTAGCCGGGGTTGTCTGGAGTCTTGACACGTTCTACCTTAACGAGCAGCTACTAGAGCATGGAGCCAGGCTCTACGGCAAAATAGCACTCGCAGTAGACATGGATACAGCGTCACTCTTCACTGTCTCGATGAACAGAAAGCTTATGTCCGCATCAGTGCTCGTGATAGAGTCGAGTCTACCCAAGGGTATCGAGCGCGGTTCTTCCTACCTCGAAGATGAGTCTGACGAACTGCGTAGGAAAGTGTTTGACAGTATCGATAAGCTGCTAAAACCGCTGCTTGAAGCTCTAGCGCTCCACATGGAGAAAATGAAGAGTAAAGTTAACGCGAGGATATAG
- the speD gene encoding adenosylmethionine decarboxylase yields MEITHAIRPRPEPAPGEPRVYGKHVYGNLYNCDREVLSNEERLRQIVVNAAKLGNMTLLDVRSWKIGEGVSIVAIVLESHITIHTWPEYAFATVDVYSCGKHTNPEKAFDYIAAALRAQRVERKVTTRNLE; encoded by the coding sequence ATGGAGATAACACACGCTATCAGGCCAAGGCCGGAGCCAGCGCCAGGAGAGCCTAGAGTGTATGGCAAGCATGTATACGGCAATCTCTACAATTGTGATCGTGAAGTACTCAGTAACGAGGAGAGGCTACGCCAGATAGTCGTAAATGCTGCCAAACTAGGCAACATGACCTTGCTGGATGTCCGCAGCTGGAAGATAGGCGAGGGCGTCAGCATCGTAGCTATAGTCCTCGAGAGCCACATAACTATACACACATGGCCCGAATACGCTTTCGCCACTGTAGACGTCTATAGCTGCGGCAAGCACACTAACCCGGAGAAGGCATTCGACTACATCGCTGCTGCTCTACGTGCCCAGCGCGTAGAAAGAAAGGTCACTACGAGGAACCTAGAATAG
- the surE gene encoding 5'/3'-nucleotidase SurE — MSHDSPKILVTNDDGVHSPGLRLLYEAVKDLGKVYVLAPETPKSASGLGITLHKPLRIMKVKLWSDVDVYMTNGTPSDVIYLAIEEFSPRFDVVVSGVNIGDNTSIQVILSSGTVGAAAQAALLGIPGIAFSANVDEANQLEEDKETWDNIKKIIRRTVLWVLENGIPSGADLLSVNFPRRVTQGTRVKIAPAARMKFLQKVSVLYDPRGKKYYWLYGTLVDPEPGSDVYVVHVEQAVAITPLSLNLNVTGEAWSRIVEELKPVVRMLEAELAGEEEQSSTSEA, encoded by the coding sequence ATGTCTCACGATTCACCAAAGATATTAGTGACGAACGATGATGGCGTTCATAGTCCTGGGCTCCGATTACTATATGAAGCAGTGAAGGATTTAGGTAAGGTCTATGTCCTAGCACCGGAGACGCCGAAGAGCGCCAGTGGCCTAGGCATAACATTGCATAAGCCTCTTCGTATAATGAAGGTGAAGCTGTGGAGCGATGTAGATGTGTACATGACTAACGGTACACCGAGCGACGTCATATACCTTGCTATAGAGGAGTTCTCGCCCCGCTTCGATGTAGTAGTATCGGGTGTAAACATTGGCGACAATACTAGCATCCAGGTTATACTATCGTCTGGCACTGTGGGTGCGGCGGCCCAGGCTGCACTACTAGGTATACCGGGTATAGCATTCTCGGCGAACGTGGATGAGGCTAACCAGCTTGAAGAAGACAAGGAAACGTGGGACAATATCAAGAAGATTATACGTCGTACTGTGCTGTGGGTGTTGGAGAACGGTATACCCTCCGGAGCAGATCTTCTCAGCGTGAACTTCCCTCGCCGTGTAACGCAGGGCACCCGTGTCAAGATAGCACCGGCAGCGCGGATGAAGTTCCTCCAGAAGGTCAGCGTGCTCTACGATCCCCGCGGGAAGAAGTACTACTGGCTATACGGTACGCTTGTGGATCCGGAGCCAGGCTCAGACGTCTACGTGGTTCATGTAGAGCAAGCTGTAGCAATAACACCCTTATCACTCAACTTAAACGTAACTGGCGAGGCTTGGAGCCGCATAGTCGAGGAGCTCAAGCCAGTAGTCAGAATGCTAGAGGCCGAGCTTGCAGGAGAAGAGGAACAATCAAGTACCTCCGAAGCATGA
- a CDS encoding Trm112 family protein: MKYRFMDLAACPMCKHFPLELYVVEEKSYPEREQQIRELLERYKPPLCELYCYRLQTPVGKKIEEVGSATPCADCLKIEVVTGVLYCPNCGRWYPIIDEIPRMLPDNLRKRDEDLRFLRRYQDKLPDKIVYEGKPWSLSRG, translated from the coding sequence ATGAAGTATCGGTTTATGGACCTGGCTGCGTGTCCTATGTGTAAGCACTTTCCCCTAGAACTCTACGTCGTTGAGGAGAAGAGTTACCCGGAGCGCGAGCAACAGATACGAGAACTGCTGGAGCGGTACAAGCCGCCGCTTTGCGAGCTATACTGCTACCGTCTACAGACGCCGGTTGGCAAGAAGATAGAGGAGGTAGGCTCAGCAACGCCCTGCGCTGACTGCCTAAAAATAGAGGTGGTAACGGGCGTGCTATACTGTCCTAACTGCGGCCGCTGGTACCCGATAATAGACGAGATACCTCGCATGCTTCCCGATAACCTGAGGAAGAGGGATGAGGATCTTCGCTTCCTACGTAGATATCAGGACAAGCTACCCGATAAGATAGTCTACGAGGGGAAACCCTGGAGCCTAAGCCGGGGCTAA
- the glmM gene encoding phosphoglucosamine mutase — MGRLFGTDGVRGVVNELLTPELALKLGAAIATYYGEGARILVGRDARVGGDMILHAVVAGLLSSGARVYVAGSQGFAPTPAVQYAVKELGYDAGVIITASHNPPQYNGIKVVGPLGIEIDRDTERKIEEIYFEERFRRIPWSRAINETNTEHRVVNLYVDAVVDRVDKNLIRRRGFRVLVDCANNVSSLTSPEILRKLGVKVYTLACNPGPFPYREPEPTPDSLAEVAAVVRTLGLDMAVGHDGDGDRAIILDEKGEVWWGDRTGTLLAAYIAEEKLPDVPKRLYTAVSSSRLVSDYLEPRGIEVVWTPVGSINLSYRLLEEGGIAGFEENGGFIYPPHLLARDGGMTLALFLEMLAKKGVKASELFSELPRYYAVKTKVPMQREKALKVVEALRNEYEGKPGYRIVTVDGLRVEADDFWFLVRPSGTEPVLRIMVEARSPDRAKELANNLVEKARRLAAL; from the coding sequence CTGGGCAGACTATTCGGTACAGATGGGGTTAGAGGTGTCGTCAACGAGCTGCTTACCCCCGAGCTCGCTCTAAAGCTGGGTGCGGCGATAGCTACTTACTATGGCGAGGGTGCGCGCATCCTAGTTGGTCGTGATGCGCGTGTAGGAGGTGACATGATACTCCACGCTGTTGTAGCAGGCCTCCTTTCCTCCGGTGCTAGGGTGTACGTGGCGGGTAGCCAGGGATTTGCACCGACACCAGCTGTGCAGTACGCGGTTAAGGAGTTGGGTTACGATGCGGGGGTAATAATAACGGCCAGCCATAACCCGCCCCAGTACAACGGTATCAAAGTCGTAGGTCCACTCGGGATAGAGATTGACCGTGACACGGAGAGGAAGATAGAGGAAATATACTTTGAGGAAAGATTTCGTCGTATCCCGTGGAGTAGAGCGATAAACGAGACTAATACCGAGCACCGTGTGGTAAACTTATACGTAGACGCTGTAGTGGACAGAGTAGACAAGAATCTGATAAGGAGACGGGGCTTCCGAGTACTCGTTGACTGTGCTAACAACGTCTCCTCACTTACAAGCCCCGAGATACTCCGGAAGCTCGGAGTCAAGGTGTATACCCTCGCGTGTAACCCGGGCCCCTTCCCCTACCGCGAGCCGGAGCCAACCCCAGACTCGCTCGCAGAAGTAGCAGCTGTTGTCAGGACGCTCGGGCTAGATATGGCGGTAGGGCATGACGGTGATGGTGATCGTGCCATAATATTGGATGAAAAGGGAGAGGTGTGGTGGGGAGACCGGACTGGCACACTACTGGCAGCCTACATTGCTGAGGAGAAGCTCCCCGATGTACCGAAGAGACTCTACACAGCAGTGTCAAGTAGCAGGCTGGTCTCGGACTACCTAGAGCCGCGCGGTATAGAAGTGGTGTGGACTCCAGTCGGCTCGATAAACCTCAGCTATCGGTTGCTAGAGGAGGGAGGCATAGCGGGCTTCGAGGAAAATGGAGGATTTATATATCCGCCTCACCTCCTTGCCCGTGATGGCGGGATGACTTTAGCTCTGTTCCTCGAAATGCTTGCCAAGAAAGGTGTGAAGGCCTCCGAGTTGTTCAGCGAGCTACCTCGCTACTATGCAGTAAAGACCAAGGTGCCCATGCAGCGCGAGAAAGCTCTGAAAGTGGTAGAGGCTCTCCGCAACGAATACGAGGGGAAGCCCGGCTATAGAATAGTAACCGTCGATGGGTTACGTGTTGAGGCGGACGACTTCTGGTTCTTAGTAAGGCCAAGCGGCACAGAGCCTGTCCTGCGGATTATGGTTGAAGCTAGAAGCCCAGATAGAGCTAAAGAGCTAGCAAATAACCTCGTCGAGAAGGCGAGGAGGCTGGCCGCGCTATGA